From the Thalassomonas actiniarum genome, the window TATATCAAATAGACACATAACCTTTCCCTGAAACTTTTTTAAGTAAGGGATAATCAATGCATTTGAAATACTGTTACCAGCTGCCCATACAAACTCTACGTCGTCTATATCAATTTCAACATCACAGTAGTTTTTGGCAAACTCAAAAGTACGATTGAAAGCCAAGAAGCACTCAAGATTTTCAATAATCAAACAATGCTGTTTAACTGGAGTGTCTACATCTCTACCTTTACTAAATAAATGATTATATGGCACATCATTATTAGCGATATTGGAAACTAACAACGCACCATCGACATTTACAGCATGAGAATTTCCTCTATGCGAGGCAGCAGTTCTAGATTTGACTGAATGGCTGTTAATTATATTGATAAACTTTTGTAATAAATCTTGAGATAAGACTTCAACACTATAGTCGTTTTGACTGTACCTCGTTACTCCAAAGGCTTGGTTAATTTCCTCCAGTTTAATGCCATGTTTTAACAACTGCCCTGAAAAAACTTTCCAATTTAATGATTGCTTCATTTCGATCTTCTGAAATGCCTTTGCTAATGTGGGCTTCATATCCATGCCTATTAAATCAAATCGACTTATTGAATCATATGATACATAACAAAAAGCAAAACACCAAGTGTTATTAGGGTCTTCTTTTAGGGTTGCTCATGTGTTAATGTATCATTTGATTCATAACTCTTCGGATTCTGATTTGGATAATACTGATACTCAAACAATTGAACGATTCAGTTTTCTAGACTTTCTATTGTTATTTAAAGGTCAATTTACTCGTTCGGAGTTAGTTGTACGTTTTGGTATAGGCGAAGCCACAGCAAGTAGAACAATCAAGTCTTATCTGAAAACACATAGTAGCCAAGCGAACTATTTAGGGCCTCGCTTAGGATACGTTACATCAGATACTTTTGCGCCCAAATTTAAACACCTCACTGAAGATGGGTTAAGTTATGTGGCTACCGGTGAATTAGTTAACAAATTTAATATCTCTAGTTTCGGTATTAGTATTCACTCAATCAATAAAAATTTATCATCAGATGTTATTGCCCCGGTAACTAGAGCAATCGTTAGACACTCTTATGTAAATATTGATTATGCTTCTACTACTAGTGGAGTTTCTAGCCGCGTTATAGCCCCCCACAGCCTCTTTAGGGCTTGTGGAGCATGGTATTTTCGAGCCTATGATTTGCAAACATCTTTTTTTAGAACATTTAAATTTAGTCGATTAAAACAGGCTGTTAACTTAGGTGATGTAGAAAAAGGTGCTCATAATAAAACTAAGGATGATGCTTGGAATCAACAACGTATAGTCAAACTTAAACCACATCCCAAACTTGAACACTCATCTGCAATTGAGCTAGATCTTGAGCTTGAAAGTAACAAAATGAAAGAGCTAATGATGTCAGAGGTAACAGTGGGGTTTGCTATGTCAGAGCTAAGAGTTGACTGTTCAAAGAAGCATAAATTAAACCCCAAGGAATTTCCTTTAGTTCTTATCAATAGAGATGAATTAGAGTTAGTGGAATCTATGATCATTGCGCCAGGCTTTTCTGAAAAATAATAATTGAGCAATACTTTTATTTATTCTGATAAAGATATCTGAATTAAGGCCGCTTCGTGACAATTACTGTCCTTTAGGTTTTATTTTTACGACTCGATGGTACCTTTAGTATTCATTAAGGGCAGTTC encodes:
- a CDS encoding WYL domain-containing protein; translation: MDNTDTQTIERFSFLDFLLLFKGQFTRSELVVRFGIGEATASRTIKSYLKTHSSQANYLGPRLGYVTSDTFAPKFKHLTEDGLSYVATGELVNKFNISSFGISIHSINKNLSSDVIAPVTRAIVRHSYVNIDYASTTSGVSSRVIAPHSLFRACGAWYFRAYDLQTSFFRTFKFSRLKQAVNLGDVEKGAHNKTKDDAWNQQRIVKLKPHPKLEHSSAIELDLELESNKMKELMMSEVTVGFAMSELRVDCSKKHKLNPKEFPLVLINRDELELVESMIIAPGFSEK